The Kordia sp. SMS9 genome window below encodes:
- a CDS encoding prepilin-type N-terminal cleavage/methylation domain-containing protein produces the protein MKLTKYSVSKHKVKAFNLQEILIVLAIIGILLLIALPNLMPYISKAKATEAQFQLRAIHSMQTQYRYLYSRYSNDFNEIDFEVPLTTDKGGNARYSYEIMSADGASFKARAEATEDFDGDGIRNVWEIDEKGNLKEIIKD, from the coding sequence ATGAAGCTCACAAAATATTCAGTATCAAAACATAAAGTAAAAGCCTTTAACTTACAGGAAATCCTAATAGTGCTGGCAATTATTGGAATTTTACTGCTCATAGCATTGCCCAATTTAATGCCGTATATCTCCAAAGCAAAAGCCACAGAAGCACAATTTCAACTCAGAGCGATTCACTCCATGCAAACACAATATCGCTATCTATATTCACGCTATTCTAATGACTTCAACGAAATAGACTTCGAAGTACCATTAACCACTGATAAAGGCGGAAATGCACGCTATTCTTATGAAATAATGTCCGCGGATGGAGCCAGTTTCAAAGCACGTGCAGAAGCCACAGAAGACTTCGATGGCGACGGAATCAGAAATGTGTGGGAAATTGACGAAAAAGGAAATCTCAAAGAAATTATAAAAGATTGA
- a CDS encoding prepilin peptidase: MSIAVKIILIGSLMSILYQDIKERRVYWFLFPIVACTAGYLYFTNTFFELFWRTAAVNFGIIALILLVLQAYTKLKLKSNLQEVFGLGDALLFIALCAAFPIATFIVFFAFSLVFSLILHVVLKTQTKMASVPLAGYMSLFFIGIYMMNWTGFLPNIYSV, encoded by the coding sequence TTGAGCATTGCTGTAAAAATCATACTAATCGGATCACTAATGAGCATTTTGTATCAAGATATCAAAGAAAGACGTGTATATTGGTTTCTATTTCCAATAGTTGCCTGTACTGCGGGATATTTGTATTTTACAAATACGTTTTTTGAACTCTTTTGGCGAACTGCCGCAGTGAATTTCGGAATCATCGCATTGATACTACTAGTGCTTCAAGCATATACAAAACTCAAACTAAAAAGCAACTTACAAGAAGTATTCGGATTGGGTGATGCGTTGTTATTTATCGCACTATGCGCCGCGTTTCCAATTGCGACTTTTATCGTATTTTTTGCCTTTTCATTAGTGTTTTCCTTGATACTACATGTTGTGCTAAAAACGCAAACAAAAATGGCTTCCGTTCCACTTGCAGGGTATATGAGCCTGTTTTTTATAGGAATATATATGATGAATTGGACAGGATTTCTACCAAATATCTACAGCGTATAA
- a CDS encoding GspE/PulE family protein produces the protein MEVQNYNIHVSLQQLISSSQAYHYRVIPIAVENEVITFKSESTNEALRKELSIVFNKEIQLERASSSTIEKYLATNFRKTASNKAEALHYTDDFLEKIIMAAKDIGSSDIHFEPYEHSCRIRFRLDGKLKEHYVIPLAEYPVIINKIKIKAQLDISEKRLPQDGRITINNVQGEFDIRVSSLPTLHGEKIVLRILSKDANHINLDELGFSKNELQTYKEIIKKPNGIILISGPTGSGKTTTLYATLKLLNDSETNILTIEDPIEYTLEGINQVQLKENIGLDFSSTLRTFLRQDPDVIMVGEIRDAKTANMAIRAALTGHLVLSTIHTNSAWATISRLIDMDIPPFLIASTLNMSVAQRLVRKLCNHCKTAKPIETATLPKDVKLPKNIQTHHVAVGCNACYQTGYLGRKAVYEIIPIGTELINHIKQNETEISDYLKQKNINTLKDNAMALIEHGTTSIDEAYALLSN, from the coding sequence ATGGAAGTGCAAAACTATAACATACACGTTTCATTGCAACAACTCATTAGCAGTTCGCAAGCGTATCACTATCGCGTGATTCCAATTGCCGTTGAAAATGAAGTCATAACATTTAAGTCAGAATCTACCAATGAAGCATTGCGCAAAGAACTTTCAATTGTTTTCAATAAAGAAATTCAACTAGAACGAGCATCTTCTTCAACTATTGAAAAATACCTAGCGACAAACTTTCGAAAAACAGCCAGCAACAAAGCGGAAGCATTACACTATACAGACGATTTCCTAGAAAAAATCATCATGGCTGCGAAAGACATTGGAAGTAGTGATATTCACTTTGAACCCTATGAACATTCCTGTAGAATTCGCTTTCGCTTAGATGGAAAACTCAAAGAACACTATGTCATTCCTTTAGCAGAATATCCTGTGATCATCAACAAAATCAAAATCAAAGCACAACTAGATATCTCTGAAAAACGATTGCCGCAAGATGGACGCATCACCATCAACAATGTGCAAGGCGAATTTGACATTCGTGTCTCCTCGTTGCCAACCTTACACGGCGAAAAAATAGTGCTTCGAATTCTTAGTAAAGATGCCAATCACATCAATCTGGACGAACTCGGTTTTTCTAAAAATGAATTACAGACCTACAAAGAAATCATCAAAAAACCGAACGGAATCATCCTCATTTCAGGTCCCACAGGATCAGGAAAAACGACCACGCTATACGCAACACTAAAATTACTAAACGATTCAGAAACAAACATTCTCACCATTGAAGATCCTATTGAATATACACTAGAAGGAATCAATCAAGTGCAACTCAAAGAAAACATTGGACTCGATTTTTCAAGCACATTGCGAACCTTCTTACGTCAAGATCCGGATGTAATCATGGTAGGAGAAATTCGTGATGCCAAAACCGCAAACATGGCAATCAGAGCCGCACTCACAGGACATTTGGTATTATCAACGATTCACACCAACTCTGCTTGGGCAACGATTTCACGATTAATCGACATGGACATTCCGCCATTTCTCATTGCAAGTACATTGAATATGAGTGTAGCACAACGCTTGGTTCGAAAACTTTGCAATCACTGTAAAACAGCAAAACCTATTGAAACGGCAACGCTCCCAAAAGATGTGAAACTTCCTAAAAACATTCAAACGCATCACGTCGCAGTTGGTTGTAATGCCTGCTATCAAACAGGGTATTTAGGCAGAAAAGCCGTCTATGAAATCATTCCGATTGGCACAGAATTAATCAATCATATCAAACAAAACGAAACGGAAATTTCAGACTATCTGAAACAAAAAAATATAAACACTTTAAAAGACAATGCAATGGCACTTATTGAACATGGAACGACTTCCATCGACGAAGCCTATGCATTGCTATCAAACTAA
- a CDS encoding type II secretion system protein GspD produces the protein MKKLFILILCFIQFTAFAQEIPRIEALKNQIEALAVDNVGLTENVKTDISVANVSLSSFLLAVAEIHKLNFNISSELSSINIATNFPNVTVADLLIFLCKEHELTIEFTGNILSVKKYIKPIEKVQPKAIPMTYDMKSDRVSLDIKNDTLYTAFKKIMNTTGKNLVFSPDIENKMITFYVKDVSFDTAMEQLAFANQLYMEKGSNGFYIFENDAQVVANNQNGNTAPPKARRRKSNFTFKILDKQRKMIEVDFTNVSIDAVIHDIGTALEIDIFTSTPLTNAGTASVTSKRIYFDDLLTKMFESNQTNSMQGTANTSRSNSGQRGNQNNQVTGTTQAFFTFKKDRNMYIFGTANQLSLREISIIPLMHRSIELLTDSSGSANTTRARSSNVGQASGLGGNNQFDSFSGGNQNRATLSRSGQANQGNGLANNNRSQAEALINILPADLIADLQIQADYELNSFYVSGPSSSVNRFRNFIEKIDKPVPVILIEVMLIDVSKLSVVETGISWGIGDEATRTSGSIFPTTNLTLGAETVNRVIGGFDGFGSFNLGKVVPEFFANISAMEQDGDIKIRSTPKISTLNGHRATLSNGTTSYYAVTQRNIYGTDNPQTSEITNYFPIDAELGISIKPIVSGDGQVTLDIFVIQSTFGNRIDDAAPPDISSREFRSIVRMRDQDIAVLGGIEEMQKRNEGNGVPFLARIPVIKWLFSKRRRQKSKAKLTVLIKPTVIY, from the coding sequence ATGAAAAAGCTATTCATACTCATACTCTGCTTTATACAATTTACGGCATTTGCACAAGAAATACCGCGCATTGAAGCACTCAAAAATCAAATAGAAGCACTTGCGGTAGACAATGTGGGACTTACAGAAAATGTAAAAACGGATATCAGTGTCGCCAATGTGTCGCTCAGTAGTTTTTTGCTCGCTGTGGCGGAAATACACAAACTGAACTTTAACATTTCATCAGAACTCAGCAGCATCAACATTGCAACTAATTTCCCAAATGTAACAGTGGCAGATTTGCTTATTTTTCTATGCAAAGAACACGAACTCACTATCGAATTTACAGGAAACATTCTCTCGGTGAAAAAATACATCAAACCGATTGAAAAAGTACAGCCAAAAGCAATTCCAATGACGTACGATATGAAAAGCGATCGTGTGAGTTTGGATATAAAAAATGATACGCTGTATACAGCTTTTAAAAAAATCATGAATACAACGGGAAAAAATCTAGTATTCTCTCCTGATATTGAAAACAAAATGATCACTTTTTATGTAAAAGATGTTTCGTTTGACACTGCCATGGAACAATTGGCGTTTGCGAATCAATTGTACATGGAAAAAGGGAGCAATGGTTTTTACATCTTTGAAAATGACGCACAAGTAGTTGCAAACAATCAAAATGGCAATACTGCACCACCAAAAGCAAGACGCAGAAAGTCAAACTTTACCTTTAAAATCTTAGACAAACAACGAAAAATGATCGAAGTTGATTTCACCAATGTGTCCATTGATGCAGTCATTCATGACATTGGCACGGCTTTAGAAATTGACATATTTACATCCACACCACTCACCAATGCAGGAACGGCAAGCGTTACTTCAAAACGTATCTATTTTGACGATTTGCTTACAAAAATGTTTGAAAGCAATCAGACGAATTCCATGCAAGGAACTGCAAATACAAGCAGATCAAATAGTGGTCAACGTGGAAATCAAAACAATCAAGTAACAGGAACAACACAAGCCTTTTTTACCTTCAAAAAAGACCGAAACATGTATATTTTCGGAACAGCAAATCAACTCAGCTTGCGCGAAATATCAATCATTCCACTAATGCATCGTTCCATAGAATTACTAACCGATTCCAGTGGCAGTGCCAATACAACACGCGCCAGAAGTAGCAATGTAGGACAAGCTTCAGGATTAGGTGGCAACAATCAATTTGATTCTTTTTCGGGTGGAAATCAAAACAGAGCAACGCTTAGTAGGAGTGGACAAGCCAATCAAGGAAATGGGTTGGCAAATAACAACCGCAGTCAAGCAGAAGCACTCATCAATATTTTACCTGCTGATCTCATTGCAGATTTACAGATTCAAGCAGATTATGAACTCAACAGTTTCTACGTAAGTGGACCAAGTTCTAGTGTAAATCGCTTTCGAAATTTTATTGAAAAAATAGACAAACCTGTTCCCGTCATTCTCATTGAAGTCATGCTGATTGATGTAAGCAAACTATCCGTAGTGGAAACCGGAATCAGTTGGGGAATTGGCGATGAAGCAACACGCACAAGTGGAAGCATTTTTCCAACTACCAATTTAACGCTTGGCGCAGAAACTGTCAATCGTGTCATTGGCGGTTTTGACGGTTTTGGCTCGTTTAACTTAGGGAAAGTAGTGCCTGAATTTTTTGCCAATATTTCTGCGATGGAACAAGATGGCGATATCAAAATTCGTTCTACGCCAAAAATATCAACGCTAAACGGACATCGTGCCACACTTTCCAACGGAACTACTTCGTATTATGCGGTAACTCAGCGTAACATTTACGGAACAGACAATCCGCAGACTTCAGAAATTACCAACTATTTTCCAATTGATGCAGAACTTGGAATTTCCATCAAACCTATCGTTTCAGGTGACGGACAAGTTACGCTTGATATATTTGTGATTCAATCTACCTTCGGAAATCGAATAGACGATGCAGCACCGCCAGATATTAGCTCTAGAGAATTTAGATCTATTGTAAGAATGCGCGATCAAGACATTGCCGTATTAGGTGGTATTGAAGAAATGCAAAAAAGAAACGAAGGCAATGGTGTACCATTTTTAGCTAGAATTCCAGTCATAAAATGGTTGTTCAGCAAGCGTAGAAGACAAAAATCGAAAGCAAAACTTACGGTACTTATCAAACCAACAGTCATTTATTAA
- a CDS encoding PilN domain-containing protein → MLDQLKTYLLYGTSYCGIEHNSSNTIEAILLKKKKAEVVIEDTVSGKTIDEIAPKLPKKQHAFLIVNNDDVLSKYIQSNEASQNRLLYEAFPNLKINDFYYEIDSHGNFHNISICRKATVDKLIEAYQKQQLTIIGFSLGNAMTAVVTKFIAEPSYYTSNALLTKENNQITGISAQEEVPTQTYTINGLEVQNTQLLNFAGALSYILQSKTTVSNFEETETALTTNFRQKRFFSQFIIFGLGFMLLVLLLNFFLFNSYYEAVESMKQTAAVNSSQKEKLLQLKASVDEKQKMVDDILKNSSSRSSFYMDAIANSLPSTMQLAGLTYQPIEKRIKKNKAIQLTQNTITISGISTDSDLFSDWIQTLEDLDWIDTVTVLNYGSQSKNTTDFSLKITLFHE, encoded by the coding sequence ATGCTTGATCAGCTCAAAACATATCTTTTATACGGAACTTCCTATTGTGGCATTGAACACAATAGCAGCAACACTATTGAAGCAATTCTGCTAAAAAAGAAGAAAGCTGAAGTTGTCATTGAAGATACCGTTTCGGGAAAAACCATTGATGAAATTGCTCCAAAATTGCCCAAAAAACAACATGCGTTTCTCATTGTAAACAACGATGATGTGTTGAGCAAATACATTCAAAGCAATGAAGCCTCTCAAAATCGCTTGTTGTATGAAGCGTTTCCAAATTTGAAAATCAATGACTTTTACTATGAAATTGATTCGCACGGAAACTTTCACAACATTTCCATCTGTAGAAAAGCTACCGTTGACAAACTCATAGAAGCGTATCAAAAACAACAGCTTACCATCATTGGGTTTTCATTAGGAAATGCAATGACTGCTGTTGTCACTAAATTTATAGCGGAACCGAGCTATTATACTTCAAACGCTTTACTGACCAAAGAAAACAATCAAATCACAGGAATTTCAGCACAAGAAGAAGTGCCAACTCAAACATATACGATCAATGGATTGGAAGTTCAAAATACACAATTGCTGAATTTCGCAGGTGCATTATCGTACATTTTACAATCCAAAACAACGGTTTCCAATTTTGAGGAAACGGAAACAGCATTGACAACAAACTTTCGGCAAAAGCGTTTCTTTAGTCAGTTTATCATCTTCGGATTGGGTTTTATGTTGTTGGTATTACTGTTGAATTTTTTTCTATTCAATTCGTACTATGAAGCTGTGGAAAGCATGAAGCAAACAGCCGCTGTGAATAGTTCGCAAAAAGAAAAACTATTACAGCTCAAAGCGAGTGTGGATGAAAAACAAAAAATGGTGGATGATATCTTAAAAAACTCATCTTCAAGAAGTTCTTTTTATATGGATGCAATTGCCAACTCGCTTCCGAGTACGATGCAGTTGGCAGGATTAACCTATCAACCCATTGAAAAGCGCATTAAAAAAAATAAGGCAATTCAATTGACGCAAAATACCATCACAATTTCAGGAATTTCCACAGATAGCGACTTGTTTTCCGATTGGATTCAAACCCTAGAAGATTTGGATTGGATTGATACTGTCACGGTTCTCAATTACGGTTCACAATCCAAAAACACCACAGATTTTTCACTAAAAATAACCTTGTTCCATGAGTAA
- a CDS encoding type II secretion system F family protein has product MSFKLENINQEKNVSSRKQSEIASILQKEIVLFGKGFSNKLKEDFYTELAVLLSAGVSLKESLELLHNSQKKKNTKEILATVVDDLIDGQSMSEAIRSHKAFTEYEYYSIKIGEETGTLSEVARQLGSFFGRKNQQRRDVISALTYPIIILSTAFLVVIFMLQFVVPMFEDIFKQNKVALPGITEFIINVSGFLKSYGLLILVGMIALFSSRFLFHKKEWYRRFKDRFLLKLPFFGNFIKTVYLSQFTQAVALLSASKVPVINSIQLVKKMIDFYPLQDALESVEQSILKGATLSESLASHPIFSDKMIALVKVAEQTNQTEFIFDRLNVQYHEQVQRQSKMMSTIMEPLIIVLVGIMVGVILIAMYLPMFKLGTVLGA; this is encoded by the coding sequence ATGAGTTTTAAGTTAGAAAATATCAACCAAGAAAAGAATGTTTCTTCAAGAAAACAATCTGAAATTGCTTCTATTTTACAGAAAGAGATTGTCCTTTTCGGGAAAGGTTTTTCCAATAAACTCAAAGAGGATTTTTATACCGAACTCGCAGTGCTTTTGAGCGCAGGCGTTTCTTTGAAAGAATCTTTGGAGCTTTTACACAATTCACAAAAGAAAAAAAACACAAAGGAAATTTTAGCTACTGTGGTAGACGATTTGATTGACGGACAAAGCATGTCGGAAGCCATTCGATCGCACAAAGCTTTTACAGAATACGAATATTATTCTATTAAAATTGGCGAAGAAACAGGAACGCTTTCAGAAGTGGCGAGGCAATTGGGCAGTTTTTTTGGCAGAAAAAATCAACAACGCAGAGATGTGATTAGTGCGCTTACGTATCCTATTATTATTTTGAGTACGGCATTTTTGGTGGTGATTTTCATGTTGCAATTTGTCGTACCGATGTTTGAAGATATTTTTAAACAGAACAAAGTGGCATTGCCTGGCATTACTGAATTTATCATTAATGTTTCAGGATTTTTAAAATCGTATGGTTTGTTGATTTTGGTGGGAATGATTGCGTTATTTTCTTCCCGATTTTTATTTCATAAGAAAGAATGGTATCGCCGTTTTAAGGATCGTTTTCTGTTGAAATTGCCGTTTTTTGGAAACTTTATCAAAACCGTGTACTTGTCACAGTTTACACAAGCGGTTGCGTTGTTGTCGGCTTCTAAAGTTCCTGTGATCAATAGCATCCAATTGGTGAAAAAGATGATTGATTTTTATCCGTTGCAAGATGCTTTGGAAAGTGTAGAGCAATCCATTTTAAAAGGCGCAACGTTGAGTGAGAGTTTGGCTTCGCATCCTATTTTTAGTGATAAGATGATTGCGCTTGTGAAAGTTGCCGAACAAACCAATCAGACAGAATTTATTTTTGATCGTTTGAATGTGCAATATCACGAACAAGTCCAACGTCAATCCAAAATGATGTCTACCATTATGGAACCGTTGATTATTGTATTGGTTGGAATTATGGTGGGTGTTATTTTGATTGCCATGTATTTACCGATGTTTAAGTTGGGAACGGTTTTGGGTGCTTAA
- a CDS encoding prepilin-type N-terminal cleavage/methylation domain-containing protein produces MNSRKHKIAAFTLSELIIVILITVIVAGIAFSVLQLVQKQMGGIQTNFQHTTSMSLLEQSLYIDVHRSNQIQYDDVEKRLDFISEIDTISYRFDTNYVEKATDTFNITINDISLYFEGVETNTNKIDAFKLTAGKEFKSAAIFIYKRNTANTYMNP; encoded by the coding sequence ATGAATAGTCGGAAACATAAAATAGCAGCGTTTACGCTTAGTGAATTGATCATTGTAATTTTGATTACGGTGATCGTAGCGGGCATTGCGTTTTCGGTGTTGCAATTGGTGCAAAAGCAAATGGGAGGCATTCAAACAAATTTTCAACATACGACAAGTATGAGTTTGCTAGAGCAATCTTTGTATATTGATGTACATCGTTCCAACCAAATTCAGTATGATGATGTTGAAAAAAGGTTAGATTTTATCTCCGAAATAGACACAATAAGCTATCGTTTTGATACAAATTATGTTGAAAAAGCAACAGATACTTTCAATATAACGATCAATGATATTAGCCTTTATTTTGAAGGTGTAGAAACAAATACAAATAAAATTGATGCTTTTAAACTTACTGCTGGCAAGGAGTTTAAAAGTGCGGCTATTTTTATTTACAAGCGAAATACTGCAAATACCTATATGAATCCATGA